The Sinorhizobium alkalisoli genomic interval AGGGAATCGATCAGGACGCGGTCGACTTCCGTCCGACATACAACGAGGAAGATCAGGAGCCGACGGTGCTTCCCGGCGCCTTCCCCAACCTGCTCGCCAACGGCGCCTCGGGCATCGCCGTTGGCATGGCGACGTCGATCCCGCCGCACAATGCGCATGAGCTCTGCGACGCGGCGCTCCATCTCATCCGCCACCCGAATGCGACGGTGGAGGAGCTTCTGTTCGATCCGGCCAATCCTCAGCGGGGCGGGATCGAGGGGCCGGATTTCCCGACCGGCGGCGTCATCGTCGAGAGCCGCGCCAGCATGATCGAGTCCTACCGCACGGGCCGCGGCGGGTTTCGCGTGCGCGCCCGCTGGGGTGTGGAGGATCTGGGCCGCGGCGGCTATCAGATCGTCGTGACGGAAATTCCATACCAGGTGCAGAAGTCGCGGCTGATCGAAAAGATCGCCGAACTGCTCGTGGCCCGAAAGCTGCCGCTGCTCGAGGATATTCGCGACGAATCGGCCGAGGATGTGCGCGTCGTCCTGGTGCCGAAGAACCGCACCGTCGACGCCAATATCCTGATGGAATCGCTCTTCAAGCTGACTGAACTCGAAAGCCGCATTCCGCTCAACATGAATGTCCTGTCGATGGGCCGCGTGCCGCGCGTCATGGCGTTGAACGAGGTGCTGAGCGAATGGCTGGCGCACCGCCGCGAGGTGCTGCAGCGACGTTCCCGCCACCGGCTTGCCGCAATCGACCGGCGGCTGGAGATCCTCGGCGGCTATCTTGTCGCCTATTTGAATATCGACGAGGTCATCCGCATCATCCGCGAGGAGGATGAGCCGAAGGCGGTGATGATCGAGCGCTTCGGCCTGACGGACGTCCAAGCCGAAGCGATCCTCAATATGCGGCTGCGCTCGCTGCGCAAGCTTGAGGAATTCGAAATCCGCACCGAATTCGACGCGCTCTCCAAGGAAAAGGCCGAGATCGAGGCGCTGCTCGCATCGGATGACAAGCAATGGCAGACCGTCGCCTGGGAGATCGGCGAGGTCAAGAAGAAGTTCGCCAAGGCGACCGAGATCGGCAGGCGGCGCAGCACCTTCGCCAACGCGCCCGAGGCCGATATCGAAGCCATCCAGCAGGCGATGATCGAGAAGGAGCCGATCACTGTCGTCATTTCGGAGAAGGGTTGGATCCGGGCCCTCAAGGGGCACATTTCCGACACGTCCTCGCTGCAGTTCAAGGACGGCGACGCGCTGAAGGTCGCGTTCCCGGCGCAGACGACGGACAAGATCCTTGTCTTCACCACCGGTGGCAAGGTCTATACGCTCGGCGGCGACAAGCTGCCGGGCGGGCGCGGCCACGGCGAACCGCTGCGCATCATGGTCGACATGGAAACCGATCAGGATGTGCTGACGGCGCTCGTGCACGATCCAGCGCGCAAACTCATCGTCGCGTCCGCCGCCGGCAACGGCTTCGTCGTCACAGAGAGCGATATTGTTGCCAATACCCGCAAGGGCAAGCAGGTGATGAATGTCGCCATGCCGGACGAGGCGAAACTCGTGGTTGCCGTGAAGGGCGATCACGTCGCGGTCGTCGGCGAAAACCGCAAGATGCTCGTCTTTCCGCTGGTGCAGATCCCGGAAATGGCCCGCGGCAAGGGCGTGCGCCTGCAACGCTACAAGGATGGTGGCATTTCCGACATTCGCTGCTTCGCCATCGCGGACGGCCTCACCTGGGAAGACAGCGCCGGCCGGGTCTTCACCAAGTCCAAGGACGAACTGATCGAGTGGCTCGGCGATCGTGCCGGGGCCGGCCGTGTCGTCCCCAAGGGCTTCCCGCGCAGCGGCCGCTTCAGCGGCTGACCGCAAGATTCGGCATCTTGAAATTACAGGTTGCTGCATCATCTTGAATAGGCGCCCCCGCCTTTTCTCCAGGCGGGACTTTCCGCTGGGGGCGCCATCACTCTTTGACCCATGATTCCTGAAGTCCGACGAGACGCGGGGGAATCCTGCGCCCGGAGAGAGGAACGCGATGATTTCGGCCCTTGACGACACCTTGCTGGCGCTCGCCGACCCGACGCGCCGCCGCATACTCGAAGTCCTGCTCGCTGGCGAGGCCTCCGCCGCGGATATCGCCATCGCTGTCGGCGTTCGACGGGACGAGCTTTTAAGGCATATGACGGTTCTCGAAGAGGCGGAGCTGATTTCCCGGCGATCGCAGGGCGAGGGCGAACTGATCGCCGCCAATCCGGCGCCGCTGGAGATCGCGGCCGAATGGATCAACACCAATCGCGAACTCTGGGCGATGCGCTCTCAGATGCAGGAAACATAGAGCAGCCGCCCTGAACCGATTTTCGGAAAGCTCGATGCGCAGATTCAAAGCGTGACGGCGATGTTTGCGCGTCCAATGCGTCTGAAAAGACGCGCGGCGCCACAAGGCACTCAACCGGCAAGCGGTTGCTCCGGGCAGGAATGCTGTGGCTTTGCCATCTTATGGCGCATCTGCCGGAGCGAATGGCCGACCAAGGCCAGGATCAGGATCGCGCCACCCAGAAGGGTCTGGGCCGTGGGCGTTTCGGAAAAGATGATCCAGACCCAGATCGGTGCCAGCACCGTCTCCAGAAGATAGAACATGCCGACTTCAGGCGCCGAGAGATAGCGCGGCCCCGTCGCCAGACAGAAGAAGGCGAGGGGGATCACCACGAGCCCGTTGACGAGAATGTAGCCGGGCTCGGCGATGGAGAAGCCGTCGGATGGCAGGAGCAGGAGCGCGGCGAGTGCCGGAAAAATCGCGGTCGTCAGTGGCACCAGCGCCATGTCCCGGCCACTGGCGCGGCTGACGGTGATCGCACTTGCCAGCAGGAAAGCGGAGCACGCGGCCATGGCGTCCCCGAAGAAATGACCGCTTTCCAGGCCATCCGCGACGATCACTCCGACGCCCAGAAGCATGAACGCCATCGTCAGGAGCGTGGCGCGGGAAGGCCGCTCCTTCAGGAATATCCAGGAGAGAATCGCCGCGAACATCGACGTGAATGCAAGGATGAAGACCACATTCGTGGTCGAGGTATTGAATACCGCAAGCAGGAAGGTGAAGGAATTGATGCCGTAGAAGAGACCGGCCATGAGACCGGCCTTGCCGGGGATCAGC includes:
- a CDS encoding DMT family transporter, which produces MRHSPDAARHRRGLAITGLGGLALSFDIPLIRSANGEVWSLLALRSLSTFAVAILAWFVINRVLRRPTALIPGKAGLMAGLFYGINSFTFLLAVFNTSTTNVVFILAFTSMFAAILSWIFLKERPSRATLLTMAFMLLGVGVIVADGLESGHFFGDAMAACSAFLLASAITVSRASGRDMALVPLTTAIFPALAALLLLPSDGFSIAEPGYILVNGLVVIPLAFFCLATGPRYLSAPEVGMFYLLETVLAPIWVWIIFSETPTAQTLLGGAILILALVGHSLRQMRHKMAKPQHSCPEQPLAG
- a CDS encoding metalloregulator ArsR/SmtB family transcription factor, with protein sequence MISALDDTLLALADPTRRRILEVLLAGEASAADIAIAVGVRRDELLRHMTVLEEAELISRRSQGEGELIAANPAPLEIAAEWINTNRELWAMRSQMQET
- the parC gene encoding DNA topoisomerase IV subunit A, which codes for MGQSLLPPSGGDDNILPVDLKAALEERYLAYALSTIMHRALPDVRDGLKPVHRRIIHAMSEMGLRPNSSFKKCARIVGDVIGKFHPHGDQSVYDALVRLAQDFSQRYPVVDGQGNFGNIDGDNAAAYRYTEAKMTEVAALLLEGIDQDAVDFRPTYNEEDQEPTVLPGAFPNLLANGASGIAVGMATSIPPHNAHELCDAALHLIRHPNATVEELLFDPANPQRGGIEGPDFPTGGVIVESRASMIESYRTGRGGFRVRARWGVEDLGRGGYQIVVTEIPYQVQKSRLIEKIAELLVARKLPLLEDIRDESAEDVRVVLVPKNRTVDANILMESLFKLTELESRIPLNMNVLSMGRVPRVMALNEVLSEWLAHRREVLQRRSRHRLAAIDRRLEILGGYLVAYLNIDEVIRIIREEDEPKAVMIERFGLTDVQAEAILNMRLRSLRKLEEFEIRTEFDALSKEKAEIEALLASDDKQWQTVAWEIGEVKKKFAKATEIGRRRSTFANAPEADIEAIQQAMIEKEPITVVISEKGWIRALKGHISDTSSLQFKDGDALKVAFPAQTTDKILVFTTGGKVYTLGGDKLPGGRGHGEPLRIMVDMETDQDVLTALVHDPARKLIVASAAGNGFVVTESDIVANTRKGKQVMNVAMPDEAKLVVAVKGDHVAVVGENRKMLVFPLVQIPEMARGKGVRLQRYKDGGISDIRCFAIADGLTWEDSAGRVFTKSKDELIEWLGDRAGAGRVVPKGFPRSGRFSG